From bacterium:
GTGACTCAAGTTGCTGTAGTAACAAACACCAAAGAGAGGGACAAGTCAGCTTTATACAATTCCATTATTTTTCCTGATGTAAGTATAATTGATCCTGAGTTGATGTTGACATTGCCAAAGCAAATAACCGCTGCAACTGGATTTGATGTATTTTGCCATGCATTTGAGAGTACACTTCATCCCAACGCATCTGATTATACTAATCTTCTTGCTTGGGAGGCAATAAAAACAGTAGCAGCTAATCTTCCAATTGTTCTTTCTGACCTGACGAACATAGAAGCGAGAAGCAAGATGGCTTATGCTGATACATTAGCCGGATTATGTATTGCTAGTGCAGGTGTGACTCTTCCTCATGGGATTGGCATGGCTATTGGCGGTATGTATCCACATGTTGCTCATGGTGAGGCACTTGCAATTATTTACCCGGCCTTCTCCAGATTTACTTACAAGTCAGCCATTGCTCAGTTTGCTAAAGTCGGACGAATATTTAATCCAAATCTGAATAATGCAGGTGATAACGAGGCAGCAGCTGGCGCATGTAAGGCTATTGATGAATTTATTGAAAGAATAGGAATGTCAGAAAGACTTAAGGATGTAAAAATGCCTGAAGAAGAAATACCTGCTCTTGCAAAACAAAGTATGGTTCTTCCTGATTACAAGGGTAATCCCAGAGTGGCGACCGAAGATGAAATGCTTGAGCTGATTAAACAGGCATATTATGGAATTTGATATTTCAATTTGAATCAAACAGGAGATTATCGTTCGATTTATAACGGATGAGATATTGATTATATAGGTAAGGCCTTTTGCACTGCCTATTTTGCAAAGGGCCTTTCAATGGAGGCCTTAATGATAAGAAAATACTGTAATCAACTATTGAATGTAATATGCAAAGTTTTTTTATACAATAGTTTGGTTTTTATTTTAATCACTGTTTTTATTCCAACCCTTCTTTTAAGTCAAGGCACAAGTCAAAAAAAATCCGGTTTATTTACTGATTATGCTCAATTTAAAGCTTCAAAAGGTTACAGTTATGTGGA
This genomic window contains:
- a CDS encoding iron-containing alcohol dehydrogenase gives rise to the protein MKTFNYLQTTDIHFGAGRVNEIGEVALKFGKRCLLVTTPPIPVLKPMFERVKKLLFEAGLEVAHFDQVQANPTTDTISAGAKMAEDHGAEMIIGLGGGSSMDSAKAIAVEASHEGTSWDYLFYRDTQPTDKTLPIIAITTTSGTGSQVTQVAVVTNTKERDKSALYNSIIFPDVSIIDPELMLTLPKQITAATGFDVFCHAFESTLHPNASDYTNLLAWEAIKTVAANLPIVLSDLTNIEARSKMAYADTLAGLCIASAGVTLPHGIGMAIGGMYPHVAHGEALAIIYPAFSRFTYKSAIAQFAKVGRIFNPNLNNAGDNEAAAGACKAIDEFIERIGMSERLKDVKMPEEEIPALAKQSMVLPDYKGNPRVATEDEMLELIKQAYYGI